The DNA region GGAACTGGGCATCGAATTGCCGAGCGCGGGCGCGCCGGCAGCCGCCTATGTGATGAGCGCGCAAAGCGGCAACACGGTGTACCTGTCCGGGCACATCGCCAAGAAAGACGGCAAGGTCTGGGCCGGCAAGCTCGGCGCCACCCTCACCACCGAGGAAGGCAAAGCCGCCGCGCGCGCCATCGCCATCGATCTGCTCGCCACGCTGCACGCGCATGTGGGCGATCTGAACCGTGTCACGCGCATCGTCAAGTTGATGAGTCTCGTCAACTCGACGCTCGAGTTCACCGAACAGCATCTGGTCACCAACGGCGCGTCCGAACTGATCGCCGATGTGTTCGGCGAACGCGGCAAGCATGCGCGCTCGGCATTCGGCGTCGCGCAGATTCCGCTCGGCGCGTGCGTCGAGATCGAGTTGATCGCCGAAGTCGAGTAACGCGCCCGGCCTTGCGAGCCGCCTTGCCGGGGCGGCCCGCAACGGCCGCCGGTTCGTCCGGCGCCGTGCGCAAGCAAACGCGTCGCGAGGTGTCAGCCACCCGCGGCGCGTTTTGCATTTGTGGCGAGGTAGATGGTTCCGTCGTCAACAGATAGAATCCGCCAACTCTATCCATCCGTTTGGTTCGCAGAACCGCGCCTCATGCCCGCCCACACTGTCCGTTTCAAACAGGTCGACGTCTTCACGTCGGTGCCGTTCAAAGGCAATCCGCTTGCCGTCGTGTTCGACGCCGACGCGCTCGATGCACAGCAGATGCAGGCCATCGCTCGCTGGACCAATCTGTCGGAAACAACGTTCCTGTTGAAGCCCAGCGATCCGGCCGCCGACTATCGTGTGCGCATCTTCACCACGCATGGCGAATTGCCGTTCGCCGGTCATCCCACGCTCGGCACCGCGCACGCGCTGCTCGAAAGCGGCTATCAGCCAAAGCAGGCTGGCAAGCTCGTGCAACAGTGCGGCGTGGGGCTCGTCGAACTGGAGGCGCTGTCCGAACCGCACGGCGCGTGGGCTTTCGCCGCGCCGCCCGCACGCGTCACGCCGCTTGCCGAAGATCGCCACGCGGCGCTGTCTACGGCTTTGCGTAGCAAAGCGATCGATTTCAGCGCGGCACCCTGCGCGGTCGACAACGGTGCGCCATGGCTCGTGGTGCGCGTCAATTCGGCGCGTGATTGCCTCGCGCTCGAACCCGACGCCGCCGCGCTCGCCGACCTCGTGCATTCGGTGCATACCCACGGGCTCGCCGTCTATGGCCCGCACGAGGCCGATGGCCCGGCCACCTTCGAGATGCGCTGCCTGATGCCCGGGGGTGGCTTCGGCGTCGGTGAAGACCCTGTGACCGGCAGTGCCAATGCGGCGCTCGCGGGCCTGCTGAGCACCCAGCAGTTGCGCCCGGGTCCACGCTATTCGGTGCGTCAAGGCACCGTGCTCGGCCGTGCGGGCCAGGTCTGCGTGCACTACGACGATGCGCGCCCCGCCGGGGATCCACTTCGGGGACGCGGTAAGACGTGGATTGGCGGAGCGTCGCTGACGATCGTCGACGGCACCTTCCGCCTGCCCTGATCGGCTCGCTCCTTGCATAGTTCGAGCATGGACACAGGCTCGCAATCGTGACCGTGGCAGGGTTCGCCCCGCCTCGCCACGCCTGGCCACAAAACGCCGCATCGCATGCGATCGTATGCACCATCGAATGCGCGGTGCATAGGGAAAGGCTTGGCACACCTGAATGCCGGAGCACCGACTGCCAATGAGACACTCGAAACCGACCGCGACGCAACGCCTTCAAGGCCGGCCACGCCGGCTGTCCGATTCGCCGCATGAGGCGGCTTGCCGCTCCCGCGTATACCCGATGCGCGGATGCTTCCTTAATCCATTGGCATTAAGTAATATCGAAACGTACCCGATGACCCGCGGATGGTCAGGCACGGCGCCACGCTCCTTTATTCTGCGCAGCAGTCCCGGCACCTTGGTCACCATGCAGCTACCCATGAATCTAGCGCAGTCAATTCTCGCGCGTTTGTTACCGGCCGGCACCCAGGCACGGGCTGCCCGATGAGCCAGTCCCGTTTCTCAGACCAGCGCGAAGCCAGATCTCGCCGTGATCCCACGGCGTCGCGCCGTCGCGCGTTCCTCGCCATTCCCGCGCTCGGCGTGCTGGTCCTGATTCTGCTTTGGACGGTGATCTTCGCGCGCCTGTCGGTCGAGAAAGAGGCCACTTATCGCGAAGCCATGGCCTCTGCCGCGATTCTCTCCGCGGCGCTGGAGCAGCACACGGTCAAGGCGATTCACCAGGTCGACCAGATCACCCGCTTCGTCAAGTTCGAGTTCGAGAAAACGCCGAATCATTTCGATCTCTCCAGCACGGTGGAAAAAGGCGTCGTGCAAAGCGAGACGCTGGTGCAGGTATCGTTGATCGACGAACACGGCACATTGATCGCCAACACGGCCGAACTCAATCCCAAGCACATCGATCTATCCGACCGCGAACACTTCAAGGTTCACGAACACGAGAACGACGACCAGTTGTATATCAGCAAGCCGGTGCTCGGGCGCGTGTCCGGTCACTGGACCTTGCAGATGACGCGGCGTTTGAATCATCCGGACGGCTCGTTCGCGGGCGTCGTGGTGGTCTCGGAAGACCCCAGCTATTTCACGTCCGATTTCTACAACAACGCGGCCATCGGCCGTGAAGGCGTGATCGCGGTGATCTCCGACAACGGCGCCGTGCTCGCGCGCCGCACCGGCACCGCCGACACCGCGAGCGGCGCATTCTCCGCGAGCGGCACGTATCCGACCTCGGAACATGTGTCGGGCACCTATGTCGATTCGATCGACAACGTCACGCGCATCGTGTCGTACCGGCATATCGACGGCTATCCGCTCGGCGTGCTGGTGGGTCTGTCGCAAGCGGAAGAATTCGCCGACTACAATCACACGCGCAATGTCTATCTGCTGATGGCAGGCTTCATCTCGCTTGCCATGCTGAGTTTCTTCGCCGTGGCGACCGGCCTGATCGGCAAGCTGCTCGGCCGCGAGCGCGAGATGACTCATCTGGTCGAATACGATCTGCTCACCGGTTTGCGCAATCGCTACGCGACACTGCAAAGCCTGCGGCACGACGTGGCGCAGTCGGCCAACCTCGGCCACCTCGCGATTCTCTTCATCGACCTCGACAACTTCAAAACCGTCAACGACACGCTCGGCCACAACGCCGGCGACATCGTGCTGCAAATGACCGCCTCACGGCTCGCCGCCGCGGTGGCCGACGGCGGCGCGTTAAGCCGTATCGGCGGCGACGAGTTCGTCGTCGTGATCAAGGGCGAGGACGTCGAGAAGCGCGCCGTCACGCTGGCCGAAGCCGCGGCCGAGGCGTTCGCGAAACCGTTCGAGGTGCGCGGCAGTTCGTTCGTCCTGCACGCGAGCATTGGCATCGCGCTCTACTCGGTCGCCAACGAAAGCGAGATCGACCTGCTGAAAAAGGCCGACCTCGCCATGTACAGCGCGAAAGACGCGGGCAAGAACTGCTATCAGTTCTACTCGCCGCAACTCTCGCATCGCGCCGATCATTTGATGAAGTGGGAACAGCAGTTGCGCGTGGCGCTCGCCGAAGGGCAACTGTTCCTCGCCTATCAGCCGAAGATCGATCTGACGCGCCGCTGCATCACCGGGTTCGAGGCGCTGGTGCGCTGGAATCATCCGCAGCACGGCTTGATTCCCGCTAACGAATTCATTCCGGTCGCGGAATCGACCGGCCTCATCGTGCCGATCGGCGACTTCGTGATCGAGACCGCCTGCCGTCAACTGGCGTTGTGGCAGCAACAGGGTTACGACACGCTCTCGCTCGCCGTGAACATCTCGGCCGTGCAATTCTGGCGCGGCGACCTGTACGAAACCATCTCGCGGGCCATCGAGGAAAGCGGCATTTCCGCGCGCCGCCTCGAACTCGAAATCACCGAAACGGCGATGATGGAATATCCCGAACTCGTCTCGGAGAAGATCTTCGCGTTGAAGCGCCTCGGCGTGCGCATCGCGCTCGACGACTTCGGCACCGGTTATTCGTCGCTGTCCTATCTGAACCGTTTCTCGGTGGACACGCTGAAAGTGGACCGTTCGTTCATCCAGGCAATTCCGGGCGACCGCAGCGTCTGCGTGATGGTCACCGCGATCGTCAATCTGGCGCGCTCGCTCGGGCTCACGGTGGTGGTCGAAGGTACGGAGACCGAAGAGCAGATTGCCTGGCTCGCCGCGCTCGGCCATATCGAGGCGCAGGGCTTCCTGTTCTCGCGTCCGGTGCCGGTGGACGCGATTCCGGCGCTGCTGGAGCGCTTCGGCGTGTGCGGGATGACGGGCACGGGGCGGCGTGTCGCGAACCAGACCGACAGCACCATCAGCGTGTCCAGTACCGACACCTGAACGCAGCGGGCCACGCGGGTCGTCGCGGATGCTCTACCCGCGACGCCGCAAACCGGCTACATTCTCGCTGTACTGGTCACGGCACGATGCGCTGCCGACCGCGTCAAACCACCAAGATAATCTCAAAGGACGGCGCCCGTCTGCCGGGCGCGCGTGGCGCCATGCAGACGATCGCGAGCCAGGATGCTGCCAGACGAGGTGAACGGGAACCGCTATGGACGCTGTTCCGGGTCGTGTTTGGCCTGTCGGCGTTGTCATGGGGCGGCCTCGCCCTCATGGCGCAACTCGAAAACCATTACGTCGAACGCAAAGGACGCCTCTCGCGCGTCGCCTTCTCCGATCTGATCGCGCTTGCCTGGATGGTGCCCGGCCCGGTGGGCTGCAACGTCGCCGTGCAACTGGGGCACGCGCTGCGCGGACGCGCCGGCGCCTGGATCGCGGGCATTGCCAGCGTGCTGCCGTTTTTCATGCTGATGACGCTGTTCGCGATCTTCTACCGCACGCCGTTCGTGCGCGCCGCCGCCTCGCAAACCTTGCTCAATCACTTCAGCGTCGTGCTGGCCACGCTGATCGCGATCACCTGGTACAAGCAGACGCGCGCGCTGGTGCGCGGCAAGCTCGAATGGATCGCGACGGTGCTCGGTTGCGTCGCGCTCTTCTATGCGCACAGTCCGGCGGCTTACGTCGTCATGCTCGGGGCGGCGTTCGGCACCGGCTGGCTGGTTAGCCCGGTTCGCAACGCGCCCGTGGTGGTCTCGATCGCGCGCGGCGACTGGCAGATGCTGAGCGCCCTCAGCCTGTTCCTCGTGTTGTTTGCGCTGCCGCTGCCGCATCGTTATGACCTGGCGCTGTTGTGGCCACGGCTCGCCGGCGCCGGCATGACGTTGTTCGGCGGCGGCTTCTCGGCGTTGCCGGTGCTCAAGACGCTGTTCGTCACGCCGGCGATCGGCGTCTCCGATAACGACTTCACACTGGCCTTCTCGCTGTCGCCGCTGTCGCCCGGGCCGCTGCTGAACGTGGTGCCGTTCTTCGGCTATCTGGTGGATGGCTGGATGGGTGCGCTGATTGCCACGCTGGCGCTATTCGTGCCGTCGGGCTGTCTCGTCGTGCTCGCGCAACGGCATCTGCATCAGTTGAAGGCCAATCCGCGCTTCGAGCATGGCATGCGGATGCTGCGCGCCGTCACGACCGCGTTTCTCGCGGTGGCCGTGCTGCGCATTGCCGGGCATGTACCGTTCAATCCGGTTTATCTGCTGACCGCGCTGTTCTCCGGCATGTGCTTCGCGAAGCTGAAGGTGCCGGTGTATGTGGTGTACGGGACGGTGGCCGTGGTATGCGGGCTGTGGCTCGCCTATGGCGCGCAGATTTAGACGGCCGTGACGCGAAGGATTCAGACGGCGGCCGCGCGCGAAGGCGCCACGCCGGATGGGCGTGCCGCGCGGCGGTGTCGCTGCGCGGCTAGCGGACTTTAGATGTCTCGCCTCAGAAGCCGCGCGAGAGCACCGCGACGCCGATCGTCACCACGCCCAGCACGATATTGATCAGCACCAGACGACGAATCGTACCGACGGCCCGCGCGCCGTCCGGCCATTTTTGCGCCTGCACTGCGCGGCGGATGCGAGGGAACACGGCAAACCGGATGTGCCCGAAGATCAACATCATTACGATGCCGAGGCCCGCCATGGCATGCAGTGGCCAGGTGCCGTGACCGCCGCCGAACTGCATGAGCAGGAAACCGCCGGTGAGGAGAATCACCAGCACGGCCGCGGCGACCCAATTGAAGAAGCGGCCGAACACCGATTCCCACAGCGGCAGGCGCAATTGAGGCGATAGATCGGCAATCGCCGGACGCAGACAGAAATGGGCGAACACCATTCCGCCTACCCACACCGCAACCGCGAGCAGATGTAGAAAGAGTGCGAGTTCGATAGCCTTATTCATGTTGTTTTCCTCTCCCGACGGCGCCACATCGTTGATGACGAGTGATAGTAGCAGCGGCTATTGAATGGCATGCGCCCAGACCCGGCGCTTCGAGCCAGGCCCTCCCCCCGCGGCGGCAATCCCCGTGGGGACTTTCCACGGGGCGGAAAACGCGGGACGGCCCGGCGTTTTCTTGAGAGCCCATTCGACCGCGCGGCTCGCATGCAGTTCCGCTGCACTCGTGGCTTTTACGTCGTGTTGTAGTTGTTATCGCAGCAGGTCCACCGCAACGACCAGGCTGCTCCCCGGTTTCGTACCACGCCGACAAGCGTCTCGCATGCTAGCAGACGCTCGCCGTGTTCCTGCGTCAAGCTTTGTTAAACGGCCAGCACCGGACGCATGCCATCGAGCTTCATCTTGCTCTCAGGCGTGCGCCCCTTGCGCGCCCGTTTGCCGATATGCGGCGCGAGC from Paraburkholderia aromaticivorans includes:
- a CDS encoding RidA family protein — its product is MAQTNVYDKLEELGIELPSAGAPAAAYVMSAQSGNTVYLSGHIAKKDGKVWAGKLGATLTTEEGKAAARAIAIDLLATLHAHVGDLNRVTRIVKLMSLVNSTLEFTEQHLVTNGASELIADVFGERGKHARSAFGVAQIPLGACVEIELIAEVE
- a CDS encoding PhzF family phenazine biosynthesis protein, producing MPAHTVRFKQVDVFTSVPFKGNPLAVVFDADALDAQQMQAIARWTNLSETTFLLKPSDPAADYRVRIFTTHGELPFAGHPTLGTAHALLESGYQPKQAGKLVQQCGVGLVELEALSEPHGAWAFAAPPARVTPLAEDRHAALSTALRSKAIDFSAAPCAVDNGAPWLVVRVNSARDCLALEPDAAALADLVHSVHTHGLAVYGPHEADGPATFEMRCLMPGGGFGVGEDPVTGSANAALAGLLSTQQLRPGPRYSVRQGTVLGRAGQVCVHYDDARPAGDPLRGRGKTWIGGASLTIVDGTFRLP
- a CDS encoding bifunctional diguanylate cyclase/phosphodiesterase, producing MSQSRFSDQREARSRRDPTASRRRAFLAIPALGVLVLILLWTVIFARLSVEKEATYREAMASAAILSAALEQHTVKAIHQVDQITRFVKFEFEKTPNHFDLSSTVEKGVVQSETLVQVSLIDEHGTLIANTAELNPKHIDLSDREHFKVHEHENDDQLYISKPVLGRVSGHWTLQMTRRLNHPDGSFAGVVVVSEDPSYFTSDFYNNAAIGREGVIAVISDNGAVLARRTGTADTASGAFSASGTYPTSEHVSGTYVDSIDNVTRIVSYRHIDGYPLGVLVGLSQAEEFADYNHTRNVYLLMAGFISLAMLSFFAVATGLIGKLLGREREMTHLVEYDLLTGLRNRYATLQSLRHDVAQSANLGHLAILFIDLDNFKTVNDTLGHNAGDIVLQMTASRLAAAVADGGALSRIGGDEFVVVIKGEDVEKRAVTLAEAAAEAFAKPFEVRGSSFVLHASIGIALYSVANESEIDLLKKADLAMYSAKDAGKNCYQFYSPQLSHRADHLMKWEQQLRVALAEGQLFLAYQPKIDLTRRCITGFEALVRWNHPQHGLIPANEFIPVAESTGLIVPIGDFVIETACRQLALWQQQGYDTLSLAVNISAVQFWRGDLYETISRAIEESGISARRLELEITETAMMEYPELVSEKIFALKRLGVRIALDDFGTGYSSLSYLNRFSVDTLKVDRSFIQAIPGDRSVCVMVTAIVNLARSLGLTVVVEGTETEEQIAWLAALGHIEAQGFLFSRPVPVDAIPALLERFGVCGMTGTGRRVANQTDSTISVSSTDT
- a CDS encoding chromate transporter — encoded protein: MQTIASQDAARRGEREPLWTLFRVVFGLSALSWGGLALMAQLENHYVERKGRLSRVAFSDLIALAWMVPGPVGCNVAVQLGHALRGRAGAWIAGIASVLPFFMLMTLFAIFYRTPFVRAAASQTLLNHFSVVLATLIAITWYKQTRALVRGKLEWIATVLGCVALFYAHSPAAYVVMLGAAFGTGWLVSPVRNAPVVVSIARGDWQMLSALSLFLVLFALPLPHRYDLALLWPRLAGAGMTLFGGGFSALPVLKTLFVTPAIGVSDNDFTLAFSLSPLSPGPLLNVVPFFGYLVDGWMGALIATLALFVPSGCLVVLAQRHLHQLKANPRFEHGMRMLRAVTTAFLAVAVLRIAGHVPFNPVYLLTALFSGMCFAKLKVPVYVVYGTVAVVCGLWLAYGAQI
- a CDS encoding CopD family protein; amino-acid sequence: MNKAIELALFLHLLAVAVWVGGMVFAHFCLRPAIADLSPQLRLPLWESVFGRFFNWVAAAVLVILLTGGFLLMQFGGGHGTWPLHAMAGLGIVMMLIFGHIRFAVFPRIRRAVQAQKWPDGARAVGTIRRLVLINIVLGVVTIGVAVLSRGF